A stretch of DNA from Azotosporobacter soli:
AAACAAGAAGCTCTCGTCCGTCTTGATTCCTCGGAAGGAGACAAGATCGCCCGCTACCTGAAAAACAATATTTTCTTTGATATGACCCATCCTTCTTCCTGGGGTAAAGAACAGGTCGAATGCGCCATTAACGTCTGCGGCGCCGATCACATCCTGTTCGGCAGTTCCTTCCCCGTCGTCTATGGCTGGATGTCCGGCGGCGTTGATTTTGTAAACTCACTAAACATCAGCGACAGCGATCGCGAACGGATCACCAGCCAAAATGCTTGCCGGTTATTTAATTTATCATAATTCCCCACAGGCCGGATACACCGGCCTGTTCGCTCTTTACTAAAAGAAGAAGGTGATTTTAATGGCATTTGTTCCTTCCGACGCAACAACACTTTGGACGCGCAGTTTCCTTTTTAACTGTCTGGCCAATCTTCTTGCGTTTACCGGCATGTATTACATTATGGCAACTTTGCCTCTCTACACAACGGAAGTACTTGGCAAAGGCAATGGCGATGTCGGTCTCTTGTTCGGCGCTTTTGCGCTGGCAGGCGTCCTTGCCCGTCCGTTGGCCGGACGTCTGCTGGATGCGTCCGGCCGGATGAAAACCGCCTGGTTTTCTTTGCTCTTGCTGTTTTTTGCAATGGCAGCCTATTCATGGACCACTTTTTTTACCGCGTTACTTGCACTGCGCATTTTTCACGGGATTTGCTGGGGCTTTGCAACGACATCGCTGGCCACGATCGCCACCGATGTCATTCCCGCGAAGCAGCGCGGCGAAGGGATCGGCTATTTCGGTCTTTCGATGTCCCTTGCAATGCTGCTTGGCCCCTGGCTCGGCCTGAGCGTACTTCAACAATTCGGTTATCCTTTCCTATTTGCCGCCGGAACCGCATTGGCTGCACTTTCTGCCTGCTGTCTGTTCGGCATCCGCTTTCGCGTCGCACCTGCAGCATCCGAGCAACGCAACAAGCGTTGGCTGGAAAAAAGCGTGCTCGCCTATGCCGCGATCGTTTTCTTCATGGCCTTCAACTACAGTGCCGTGCTCTCGTTCATCGTGCTGTTCGCACAGGAGTTGCAGATTGAAAACGCCAGCCTGTTTTTTCTCGCCAATGCCGTCGGCGTCATCGCAAGTCGTCCATACGCCGGAAAAATGTTGGACAGGCAAGGCCCCATCCTGATCATGTGCATCGGTTTTGCCTCGTTCTTCGCAACTTTCGTTTGCCTGTTCTTCACGCAAGAGCTTTGCTTCTTCTTGCTCGCAGCACTCTTGCTCGGCATCGGCTTCGGCATTCTCTATTCGCTGGCGTTTGCGCTGTCGATCAATCAAGTCGATGCCAGCCGTCGCGGCAGCGTCAACGGCACGCTGCTGACAGCATTCGATCTCGGTTTTGCGCTCGGCGCGCTTTTGCTCGGGCAACTGTCCGCTTTGATCGGCTTGCGCGCCATGTATCTGTGCTGTGCACTTTTAACGGTATTGCCTTTCGCCGTCTTCTATAAAAAACACATGCAAAAAAAAGCAGCAGACAGTATCGCATGCGAAGCAGACTCCGTCGAATGGGCAGGCGGCACGCATTTCAAAGCCTTGCCTCCAGCAAACTCTCGCGTTATAATACAACCAGTTGCAACAGAAACCAATTGAACGGGGGAGTTTTTATGAATAAAGATCGCATGGGCAAGCACATTTCACTGCTGTATCGCTACAGCCAAATCTTTTTCAATAAAGAATTCAAACGCTACAACCTCGGCAGCGGCCAATACATGTTTTTGATCGAACT
This window harbors:
- a CDS encoding MFS transporter, which codes for MAFVPSDATTLWTRSFLFNCLANLLAFTGMYYIMATLPLYTTEVLGKGNGDVGLLFGAFALAGVLARPLAGRLLDASGRMKTAWFSLLLLFFAMAAYSWTTFFTALLALRIFHGICWGFATTSLATIATDVIPAKQRGEGIGYFGLSMSLAMLLGPWLGLSVLQQFGYPFLFAAGTALAALSACCLFGIRFRVAPAASEQRNKRWLEKSVLAYAAIVFFMAFNYSAVLSFIVLFAQELQIENASLFFLANAVGVIASRPYAGKMLDRQGPILIMCIGFASFFATFVCLFFTQELCFFLLAALLLGIGFGILYSLAFALSINQVDASRRGSVNGTLLTAFDLGFALGALLLGQLSALIGLRAMYLCCALLTVLPFAVFYKKHMQKKAADSIACEADSVEWAGGTHFKALPPANSRVIIQPVATETN